A stretch of Hirundo rustica isolate bHirRus1 chromosome 22, bHirRus1.pri.v3, whole genome shotgun sequence DNA encodes these proteins:
- the SLC25A33 gene encoding solute carrier family 25 member 33 produces MAGAPQENTLLHLFAGGCGGTVGAIFTCPLEVIKTRLQSSKLAFRTVYYPQVQLGTISGEGMVRPTSVSPGLLSVLKSILEKEGPRSLFRGLGPNLVGVAPSRAVYFACYSKAKEQFNSMFVPNSNIVHICSAGSAAFITNSLMNPIWMVKTRMQLERKVRGSKPMNALQCARYVYQTEGIRGFYRGLTASYAGISETIICFAIYESLKKHLKEVQLPPSSNGTERSSTSFFGLMVAAAVSKGCASCIAYPHEVIRTRLREEGTKYKAFIQTARLVAREEGYLAFYRGLFAQLIRQIPNTAIVLSTYELIVYLLEDHAK; encoded by the exons ATGGCGGGCGCCCCGCAGGAGAACACGCTGCTGCACCTCTTCGCCGGGGG CTGTGGAGGAACAGTCGGAGCCATCTTCACGTGTCCCTTGGAGGTGATAAAGACGAGGCTTCAATCTTCCAAACTGGCCTTCAGGACTGTCTACTACCCCCAGGTGCAGCTGGGGACCATCAGCGGGGAAGGAATGGTCAGGCCAACGTCTGTATCCCCCGGGCTCCTCAGTGTTCTCAA gtcaATTCTGGAAAAAGAAGGACCAAGGTCACTCTTCCGAGGGCTGGGTCCAAACTTGGTTGGAGTTGCACCATCAAG AGCTGTCTATTTTGCATGCTACTCCAAAGCCAAAGAGCAGTTTAACAGCATGTTTGTGCCCAACAGCAACATTGTGCACATCTGTTCTGCAGGTTCTGCAG CCTTTATCACGAATTCCCTGATGAACCCTATTTGGATGGTGAAAACAAGAATGCAGCTGGAGCGGAA agTGAGGGGCTCCAAACCAATGAATGCTTTGCAGTGTGCTAGATATGTTTACCAGACAGAAGGTATCCGTGGTTTCTATAGGGGCCTGACTGCCTCCTATGCAGGGATTTCTGAGACCATCATCTGCTTTGCTATTTATGAAAGTCTAAAAAAGCACTTAAAGGAAGTCCAACTGCCCCCTTCTTCTAACGGGACCGAAAGGAGCTCGACAAGCTTCTTTGGACTGatggttgctgctgctgtttccaagGGCTGTGCCTCCTGTATTGCTTATCCTCATG AGGTGATCCGGACACGGCTGCGGGAGGAGGGCACCAAGTACAAGGCTTTCATCCAGACAGCTCGGCTGGTGGCACGGGAGGAGGGGTACCTGGCCTTCTACAGAGGACTCTTTGCCCAGCTCATCCGGCAGATACCAAACACAGCCATTGTCTTGTCCACCTACGAGTTAATTGTGTATCTCCTAGAAGACCACGCAAAGTAG